Proteins encoded in a region of the Planifilum fimeticola genome:
- a CDS encoding HAD family hydrolase — protein MNCGEKTAVFDMDGTLFQSEKVALPAFRRAFRRLKEEGLYRGDSPSDEEIRSVFGMTQEEIWARLLPEADEKTRKIADRWTLEEELAGLRRAEGSLYPGVAETLHRLKEEGWRLFIASNGLRPYLDGVLETFRLAPLFSGVYGAGDYETETKDELVRLLMEEHGVSGGFMVGDRKSDVEAGKANGLKVIGCRYPGYTRFGRADELKDADVVVDRFPDILPVLLKACGDPS, from the coding sequence GTGAACTGCGGCGAGAAAACAGCGGTATTTGACATGGACGGGACGTTGTTTCAATCGGAGAAGGTGGCCTTGCCCGCTTTCCGCAGGGCTTTCCGGCGCCTGAAGGAGGAGGGCCTCTACCGGGGGGATTCCCCTTCCGACGAGGAGATCCGGTCGGTGTTCGGAATGACCCAGGAGGAGATCTGGGCCCGTCTGCTGCCGGAGGCGGACGAAAAGACGAGAAAAATCGCCGACCGCTGGACCCTGGAGGAGGAGCTGGCCGGCTTAAGACGTGCTGAGGGCAGCCTGTATCCCGGGGTGGCCGAAACCCTGCATCGTCTGAAGGAAGAGGGGTGGAGGCTGTTTATCGCCAGCAACGGGCTCCGGCCCTATCTCGACGGCGTGCTGGAAACTTTCCGCCTGGCCCCCCTCTTCTCCGGCGTTTACGGGGCGGGGGACTATGAAACGGAGACAAAGGATGAACTGGTTCGCCTTTTGATGGAGGAACACGGGGTCTCCGGCGGTTTCATGGTGGGGGACCGGAAATCCGACGTCGAAGCGGGAAAGGCCAACGGCCTGAAGGTGATCGGCTGCCGCTATCCCGGTTACACCCGGTTCGGACGGGCGGATGAGCTGAAGGATGCCGATGTCGTGGTGGACCGGTTCCCGGACATTTTGCCCGTCTTGTTGAAGGCGTGCGGAGACCCATCCTGA
- a CDS encoding glycerophosphodiester phosphodiesterase has translation MKIRGVAHRGYPLRYPENTLSSYKAAYDLGFTHLELDVHLSKDGVPVLMHDPTIDRMTDGQGWVKDYTLEELRQFRVGRDETIPTLEEALLFAKDKMTVNVELKQYGELYPGLEETVLEILKKTDMLDQVYISSFDHYSIVKMRKLSDEVELGLIQWGATPAVVPFMEEIRARYLSLRTEYLTDEYVKLCERSGIQLMVWPVNLKWQFDKAARYPSVLCVTDDLEGFKEMYQERFQ, from the coding sequence GTGAAAATAAGAGGAGTGGCGCACCGGGGGTATCCCCTTCGATACCCGGAAAACACCTTGTCTTCGTATAAAGCCGCCTATGACCTCGGATTCACGCATCTCGAACTGGACGTGCATCTGAGCAAGGACGGCGTTCCCGTCCTGATGCACGACCCGACGATCGACCGCATGACCGACGGACAGGGGTGGGTCAAGGATTATACCCTGGAGGAATTGAGACAATTCCGCGTGGGAAGGGATGAAACCATCCCGACCCTGGAAGAGGCCCTGTTGTTTGCCAAAGACAAGATGACGGTGAACGTGGAGTTGAAGCAATATGGAGAGCTGTATCCGGGGCTGGAAGAGACGGTGTTGGAGATTTTGAAGAAAACGGACATGTTGGACCAGGTGTACATTTCCTCCTTTGATCACTACTCCATCGTCAAGATGCGCAAACTGTCCGACGAAGTGGAACTGGGGCTGATTCAGTGGGGAGCCACTCCCGCCGTTGTCCCCTTTATGGAGGAGATCCGGGCCCGGTACCTGTCCCTCCGGACCGAATATCTGACGGATGAATACGTGAAGCTTTGCGAGCGGTCGGGCATACAGCTGATGGTGTGGCCGGTCAACCTGAAATGGCAGTTTGACAAGGCGGCCCGATATCCTTCCGTGTTGTGTGTGACAGATGATCTGGAAGGCTTTAAGGAAATGTATCAAGAGCGATTTCAATAG